The nucleotide sequence GGCGGACCGGAGGTCAAGCACAACTGGGCGTTCTCGTTTCAGGTCGCAACCGAAGACCAAGCCGAAACGGATCGTTACTACAATGCCATCGTCGACAACGGCGGCGAAGAGAGCGCGTGCGGATGGTGCAAGGACAAATGGGGTGTGAACTGGCAAATTACCCCAATCGCACTGACAGAAGCGCTCAAAGATCCCGATCCCGCCGCGGCAAAGCGCGCGTTCGATGCGATGATGACCATGAAAAAGATCGACATCGCGGCAATCGAAGCGGCACGCCGCGGTTGAGGCAAAGGCCAGGGAAAGACCCGTCTCCACTGCATTTCGCTTGGGTCAGTCCCGCCTTCGCTGCATTCTTGACTGGATTCCCCCGGCGAATTGAACGGAGTGGCGTGGAGTTCGGGAGATAAAAAGAAATGGCGCGCCCGAGACGATTCGAACGTCCGACCCTTTGCTCCGGAGGCAAATGCTCTATCCCCTGAGCTACGGGCGCGCAAGGTAGAATTGAGGACGTAGGTATTGTAGCAGACCTGGGGAGTTCGATCCATTTTCTTGTCACTTCACGCAACCTGCCGGGCCACCGAGTTGAAAATGGGACTTTCCAGTCAAGATAACCGCTATCTGAGAATTCGGACCGGTCCGAATATTGACATTGCCGGGCACTGACGGGAGAATGCCATGTCTGTGTAGCCGTTGAGAGTCGATTGCGCACGGAAATCGATGACGGGGTATTGGGTGAGGCGGGGTATATCAACAGAAACAGGATGGATTGACCATGCAGAAAGCGAGCAATACGAGTTCTCATGCGACCGATCGCGGCCGGGGGGTGTCGCGGCGTGAGTTTCTGAAGTCCACGTCGGCGGCAGGCGCCGGATTGCTGATTCTCCCCAGCGGAACGTTTTTGGGGGCTAATGCGCCCAGTAACAAATTGAATATCGCGATGATCGGGGCGCACGGGCGCGCAACGGCCCATTATCAATCGTTGGCGGATGAAAATGTCGTGGCATTGTGCGATGTGGACGAGAATCACCTCGCGATGGCCGCCGAGGTTTTCCCCAAAGCAAAGAAGTATGTGGATTGGCGGAAATGCCTGGATCAGAAGGACCTTGATGCGGTCATTTGCTGCACGACTGACTTCACGCATGCATTTGTATCGAATTGGGCGTTGAACCGGGATTTGCATGTGTATTGCGAGAAGCCGCTGGCGAACAGCGTCGAGGAGGCGCGCGTGGTCCGCGCGAAGTATCTCGCGAAGAAGGACAAGTTGGCGACGCAGGTTGGAATGCAGCGTCACGCGATTGAGAATTTCAATCGCGTGAGCGAACTGATTCGTGACGGCGCGGTGGGTGAATTGCAGGAAGTGCACGCTTGGGGCAACCGTCAGATACCGAAGCCGGGTTATCTGCCCGCCGAAGGCAATCCACCGAAGACGTTGCACTACGATCTTTGGCTTGGCCCTTCCCCATTCCACCCCTATAACCCCGCCTATTTCTCGGGTCAGACCGGCGCAAATTGCCTGTCCTGGAACATGTATTGGGATTTCGGCAGCGGCCAGGTGGGCGACATGGGCAGCCATACGATGGACCTTGCGTGGGCGGCTATCGATGCGGGTCTGCCGACATCCGCGGAAGCCACCGGCGATCCGTTTAACCCCGAGGTCACGCCGGTGAAGCTGATGGCAACGTTTGAGCATCCCGCGAATTCGTGGCGGCCCGCGATCCGCGTAACCTGGCATCAGGGTGGCTCGATGCCGGAATCGCCGCGGAAATACATCAACTTGAATGAAATCGATCACGGGGCGATGTTCAAAGGCTCGAAAGGCTATCTCATTACCGATTTTGGTAGCCGCATCCTGGTCCCGGAAGGCGATGCCTCCGACATGACGCAGTACAAGCCGCGCACGAAGGAGACCGTCTTCCCGCCGCTGGGGCACTTCCAGAAAGAGTGGACCAATGCGTGCAAGGGGTCGCTGAAGACGACCTGCAATTTCGACTACAGCGGTACAATGATCGAACAACTGCTGCTTGGGCTGGTCGCGTACCGCGTAGGGAAGAAGATCGAGTACGACGGGGCCGCTGGGAAGGTCACCAACAGTCCCGAGGCCGATGCTTTGCTGAAACGGTCCTATCGTAAAGGCTGGAAATTGGAGGGGTGAGTCCTACAGACTCCAGTGTTGTGAATTGCAGTCAAGGCGTCATACTGGTTGACCCAAGGAAGAGTCAATAGCGGCGGGACACTCGAAAACAGGGACTGACACAAGCGTAGCGGAGCGGAGACGTGTCTGTCCCTGTTTTCCCCAAACTATAGGGGCGGGACACTCGAAAACAGGGACTGACGCAAGCGCAGCGAAGCGGAGACGTGTCTGCCCCTGTTTTCCGCCTTCGATTCCTCTGATTGGAGGAGGAACGAGAGTGTCCCCCTTCTTCTATCAATACGGGTAGTGAGAGATTTCGAATGGACGCGTGGTTGATTGAGACAATGCGGCATGCCGGGCAAATTGCCCTGGATTTCTTTGAAGGCACGTTTGAAGTGAAGACCAAGCCCGACGGTTCGCCCGTGACAACGGCGGATTTGGCGGTGGATCGATTCCTGCGCGAACAGCTTGGCCAACGGTATCCCGAGGATTGTCTGCTTTCTGAGGAGACTGAGGATGACCCGAGGCGGTCCGAATCGCGCCGGGTCTGGATCATCGATCCCATCGACGGCACATCCTATTTCGCGGCGCGCAAACCGGAGTTCGGAGTCCTTGCGGCGCTCGTAGTGGATGGTATAGCCGAGGAGTCCGTAGCGTACTTCCCCAAGATGGACATCCTTCTCGCTAGCAAGCGTGGTGAAGGGGCTTTCGTTAATGGCCGGCGCGTCCGTGTGTCGCCTGTGACTGGCGCTCAAGCGAAAGTTGCGTGTAAACCGGGTCCGTTTCAATCGCTGAATACGGCACCCCAGGTAATCAAGAACAACGCTCTGGAGGTCTTTCGAGTCATCACGGGAGAGACGGAAGGTTGCGTCGTTCAGACATCGCCAAGTACCGGCGAGCACGACTATGCGTGGGCCAGTATCGCTATTGAGGAAGCAGGCGGAAGGATGACGGACACGAACAATGAAGCACTGAGGTACAACAAGCCCATTCGGAAAATGCCGCCTGTACTCATTTGCAGCAACCGCTTGGTGCACGACACCATACTTGCGGGAGTCCGCCGTTTGCAGTCATCTACATGAGAGGAAGTGAACCTGGGACCAATTCGCAGCAGGGTTGAAGGAGTATGAATGGTTCTTGAAGACGATCAGAGTATGGATACCGGTCTGGGGGTAGTGGTCGTTATTCCGACGTACAACGAGTGCGAGAACCTGGCTCCCCTAACTGTGCGGGTGCGCGAGGTATTGCCGGACGTGAAGGTCCTGGTTGTGGACGACAACTCACCGGATGGAACCGGCGAGATTGCCGATACACTCGCCGCTGAGAGCCCCGAGAAAGTGGCTGTGCTGCATCGTCCTGAAAAGCAGGGACTGGGGGCTGCCTATGCAGCCGGCTATCAACACGCGATGCAACTTTGGCCAGACGCGCGCTGCTTCATTCAGATGGACGCCGATTTCAGCCATGACCCCTCCCTCCTCCCCTCGTTGCTGGAGGCAGTCAAGGAAGCAGACTTGGCCGTCGGCTCGCGATATACGAACGGGGTCAGCGTCGTGAATTGGCCCTTGAGCCGTCTTATTATCAGCAAGTTGGCCAGTACCTACGCCCGCATCGTGACGGGTTTGCCGCTGACGGACAGTACGGGTGGTTTCAAGTGCTACCGGCTGGAAGTCCTGCGTGCAATTGACCTGTCGCAAATCCGGTCGAATGGCTATTGCTTTCAGATCGAGACCAGTTTCCGCGCGTGGCGCAAGGGGTTTCGCCTAAAGGACGTGCCGATCGTGTTCTATGAGCGGCAGCGGGGAAAGTCCAAGCTGAACCTAAGCATCGCGTTGGAGGGTTTCCTTATTGTCCTCCAATTGGGAGCCGAACGCCTGTTTCGCCCATCCACGGGTTGCAATCCTCGAGCGTAGGTTTTCAGCGCCACGCAATGCTCAATTCCCTTCAAATGGCTAACCCGGATTTCTCACGAACACACTTGAACCTCTCTCGCAACCAGTGTGTTTGCGAGACTTGCGACGAAAGACAAAGCGGTTCTCCGAAAGCAGAGTGTGTTCGCGAGAAATCCTCATGGAAAAACCTCAACGTCTTGCACGCGAGCAATTTGCGTCGGCGCTCAATCGCGCCGCTGCAAATTGCGGACTGTGGCAATGTGACTTGGAAAACGAGTGAGAGGCATTTTAAAGGGGATTTTGGGGAAGTGCGAACCGAATTGCAGATGAAGCGCGAAGGGTTCGGCGGGGCGCCTCGCAGAGAGTACAAGAAAAGGAGGTTTTCTTTTACGCTGGAATTGGCCCTTCTAGAAGCGCCCCGCCGAAAGAGCAACGGTTCAACTGAGTAGAGGAGACACCAACTTCGATTTCAAGTATACCATGCGGTACACTCTGGAAGGACATCTAACTTGACCTGTCCCGTCCTTCTGATTATTGGACTCCGGGCCCTTCCTGGAGGTTTCAGAATCCCTTCCCTACCCTCTTCTCAGCCCTCCTCATACCGAAGGTGAAACCACGTGCCGCGTCTGGGAGTCATAACAATAGATGTCCAGAGGCTTTAGTCTGGGTAAGGTTCCCAATGCGAAGGAGACGGGCGGTTGATTGACCGTCTACTGATGGGTACATTGAAGGCAAGTGACGCTTCATGGGCGGGGCATGGCCAACGGGCCAATCATCGCCGCGCGGAGTTCGCTTGTGGGCGAGTCTCTCGGTGTTTCGGATACTCCCAAGTACGGGTGGCTCTGTGTTAACACCAAGTACAGCCGTGTGGCCCAGCACGCACAACGGAACCATGACCGAAGACAACGATCTGGCTCTGGTCGCTCGGACCAAGACAGGCGATACCGAGGCATTTTCGGAGTTAGTCCGCCGTCACGAACGGGTAGTCTACAACTTGGCATACCGGTTCATGCGGGACCCCGCCATGGCGGAAGACATGGCTCAGGAAGCCTTCGTCAAAGCGTATCGGCTGCTGAACGGGTTTAGAGGCGATTGCAGCTTTTCGACGTGGCTGTACCGAGTAACGTGCAGTGTCTGTCTAACGGAGTTGAATCGAAGGAAACGTCGAGCGGAAGTCGAACTGACGCTCGATACGGTTGCGGACGCCGCGAAGGATCCCGAGGAAACCTCGGACTTGCCGGAGTTGATTCGCCGGTGCGTGACGAAGTTGCCCGAGCGGTACGCAGCCATCATGACGTTGTATTACCTTCAGGAGGTCCCCTACGAGGAAATAGCGGAGACCATGAATATCCCGATGGGTACCCTGAAGACATGGATGCATCGCGCCCGGCTCCAATTGCGGAAAATAGTCGAGAAGGAGATAAAAGTACATGAATCCGACACGTATGCGTGACTTGGACGAAGTGATCGAGGATGCGCTGAAATCCGAGCCGTTACGGACGGTACCGGCAGAGTTCCATTTGCGTGTCCTGGAGCGCGTTCAAGGGACTGCCATGGAGGATGCCGAGCAGCGCGGGCGGCAATTCCGGTTTGCGGCGAGCGTCTTGGTGTTTATGGCGTTGGGCGCATCCCTGTTTGCAGTTCCCTTCTTCTCGTTCTTCGTGGCGTGGCTTGGCGGAATCTTGCCAGGCGGTATGGGTTACTTCACGCAGATCATCATGGTCTTGATGAAGTCTCATGCCTTGTTGCTCACAACGATCGTGGCATGCAGCACGTTGGCGGTGGTCAGTTTGGCGCTGGCAGTTGGCCTATACGCAGTGCGCTACCGTCGTTCGCACGGGTACCGGGCGATCTGAAGAAGGCTGTCAATTGTACGGCACGAGACGAGGTTCACACCTTGTGTCGTGCCGTATTTCTTTGTTGTCGCATCCGGCAGTTTTCCGGTTCTCTCGCTCGTTGGGACACCAAGATGACGCACTGGGATCATCGCAAACAGTTCACTTCCCTTGGGCAACACCATTTGTTATAATCCGCCGCCTTGGATTGGCGGTTCGAGCCTTTCCAGTATATATTCTAGTTAGATAAAGAAAGGGATATCCGCGATGGCGGTGAAGTACACATGTCCGAAGTGCGGTCGCCGGTTTACCGAGTGGGGCGCAGAGAAGCTCGGATTCAAGTGCCCAAAAGACGAGAACTGCCCCAAAGATGTGTACGACGATATTGAACTCGTCAGAATGGGCATGTCTGAAGACCGGGCGGTTAAGCGGCCGTCGTTGAGAAAAGGTGCGCGGCGTCTGCCCGCAATTCTGTCTCCGTCGGTTATGTCCGAGGATGAAGTCCTTGTTCCGGATATCGAAGATATCGAGGCCGCAACGGAGCTGGAAGAAGGTATCAGCGGAGACGAGGAATTCGAAGAAGTTGAGGCGGAAGCAGACGAGGAATTCGAGCCCGCTTTGGAGACCCCGGATCTGGATACCGCCGGCGTTGAGGCCGATGCCGATGTCGCGGAAGGCACAGAAGATCTTGTGCTTGATTCCGACGAGGGCGTTGAAGATATCGAAGAGACGCCCGAGGATGAATGGGGTCCGTGATCGCGGTTGCGCAGTCCGGTACCAATACCTAGACGAAATGAATCACCTCCGGGGCACTGTTCCGGAGGTGATTATGTTTCTTGGATAATCGGACTGAGTTCGCTCGTAATTGCCCGCTCGTGAAACCCCCTGACTACGTATTGGCGGCCGGGGCGGGCGCAATCGGGGGCACAGTCGTTTTTGGCAACTGTTTCATCGTGCTGGAAATGAGCACAATTCCCACGGCCATGATGAAAAGCACGGCCAGCCAGGTCTTTGATTTCGCGCGCAAACCAGCGGACCATTGCTTGAGCGAAGTCAACGCTACGGCCAACGCGAACACTCCAAGCGCCAGCAGGAACTTGATCCCAAACAAGGCATGATAGAGGGCCTGTCCCGCATGGTCGTGTCGCGTAATCATCAGGTAGTTGTAGAACCCGCTGACAAGGAATAGAAGGATGCAGAGGTGCACCAGTTTCTGCCAGCGCTTGATGACGGACTCGCGAAGTTTCGCGTGGGCCGAGTCGTCCAGGACGCGCTCCGCAGCGGGAATCAGCACGAACCGCAGAAACGTGACTCCTCCAACGGCGGTAATCGCGGCAAGTATGTGCATCCACCGCATAACAAGCGGCACCAAGTGAATTTCTGACACAGTGTGTTCTCCCGATTTGCCTATGAACGCCGTAGGTAAGAACCGCGAGAGG is from Candidatus Hydrogenedentota bacterium and encodes:
- a CDS encoding VOC family protein codes for the protein MAKPAKNTICLWYDGGAEDAARFYANTFPDSSVGAVYRAPGDFPSGKKGDVLTVEFTVIGIPCLGLNGGPEVKHNWAFSFQVATEDQAETDRYYNAIVDNGGEESACGWCKDKWGVNWQITPIALTEALKDPDPAAAKRAFDAMMTMKKIDIAAIEAARRG
- a CDS encoding Gfo/Idh/MocA family oxidoreductase — protein: MQKASNTSSHATDRGRGVSRREFLKSTSAAGAGLLILPSGTFLGANAPSNKLNIAMIGAHGRATAHYQSLADENVVALCDVDENHLAMAAEVFPKAKKYVDWRKCLDQKDLDAVICCTTDFTHAFVSNWALNRDLHVYCEKPLANSVEEARVVRAKYLAKKDKLATQVGMQRHAIENFNRVSELIRDGAVGELQEVHAWGNRQIPKPGYLPAEGNPPKTLHYDLWLGPSPFHPYNPAYFSGQTGANCLSWNMYWDFGSGQVGDMGSHTMDLAWAAIDAGLPTSAEATGDPFNPEVTPVKLMATFEHPANSWRPAIRVTWHQGGSMPESPRKYINLNEIDHGAMFKGSKGYLITDFGSRILVPEGDASDMTQYKPRTKETVFPPLGHFQKEWTNACKGSLKTTCNFDYSGTMIEQLLLGLVAYRVGKKIEYDGAAGKVTNSPEADALLKRSYRKGWKLEG
- a CDS encoding polyprenol monophosphomannose synthase, with the protein product MDTGLGVVVVIPTYNECENLAPLTVRVREVLPDVKVLVVDDNSPDGTGEIADTLAAESPEKVAVLHRPEKQGLGAAYAAGYQHAMQLWPDARCFIQMDADFSHDPSLLPSLLEAVKEADLAVGSRYTNGVSVVNWPLSRLIISKLASTYARIVTGLPLTDSTGGFKCYRLEVLRAIDLSQIRSNGYCFQIETSFRAWRKGFRLKDVPIVFYERQRGKSKLNLSIALEGFLIVLQLGAERLFRPSTGCNPRA
- a CDS encoding RNA polymerase sigma factor, giving the protein MLTPSTAVWPSTHNGTMTEDNDLALVARTKTGDTEAFSELVRRHERVVYNLAYRFMRDPAMAEDMAQEAFVKAYRLLNGFRGDCSFSTWLYRVTCSVCLTELNRRKRRAEVELTLDTVADAAKDPEETSDLPELIRRCVTKLPERYAAIMTLYYLQEVPYEEIAETMNIPMGTLKTWMHRARLQLRKIVEKEIKVHESDTYA